Proteins encoded by one window of Chromobacterium violaceum ATCC 12472:
- a CDS encoding BufA1 family periplasmic bufferin-type metallophore has product MKQNKALIASALGAVIAMGALSAAPAVAADKEKCYGIAQAGKNDCASATGTHSCAGQAKVDKDPGDWKYVAKGSCEKMGGKLSAK; this is encoded by the coding sequence ATGAAGCAAAACAAAGCACTGATCGCATCCGCTCTGGGCGCCGTCATCGCCATGGGCGCGCTGAGCGCCGCGCCGGCTGTCGCCGCCGACAAGGAAAAATGCTACGGCATCGCACAGGCGGGCAAGAACGACTGCGCCTCCGCCACCGGCACCCACTCCTGCGCCGGCCAGGCCAAGGTGGACAAGGATCCGGGCGACTGGAAATACGTGGCCAAGGGCAGCTGCGAAAAGATGGGCGGCAAGCTCAGCGCGAAGTAA
- a CDS encoding MNIO family bufferin maturase: MSLTTLPGVCGIGLRAPHYREALDARPELGWVEVHSENFFDGGTPLAMLRRVAECWPLSLHGVGLGLGSAARPDRGHLASLRRLVDETCPAAVSEHLSFNHSPHRYVNDLLPIPYTRAALDTVAGHVSETQDALGRTILLENLSSYVEFPDNEMNEGEFLAELVRITGCGVLLDVNNLYVNRINLGTDTDAVLAALPPDAIGEIHLAGYSEREGMLVDTHSQAVHDEVWRFYREVIRRIGPRPTLIEWDLDIPPLATLQAEAAKAQAILGGADERS, encoded by the coding sequence ATGTCCCTGACCACTCTTCCCGGCGTTTGCGGCATAGGCCTGCGCGCGCCGCACTATCGAGAAGCCCTGGATGCCCGCCCCGAGCTGGGCTGGGTGGAAGTGCACAGCGAGAATTTCTTCGACGGCGGCACGCCGCTGGCCATGCTGCGCCGCGTGGCGGAATGCTGGCCGCTGTCGCTGCACGGCGTCGGCCTGGGCCTGGGTTCGGCCGCCCGTCCGGACCGCGGGCATCTGGCGTCGCTTAGGCGGCTGGTGGACGAAACCTGTCCCGCCGCGGTATCCGAGCACCTGTCGTTCAACCATTCGCCGCATCGCTACGTCAACGATCTGCTGCCGATACCGTACACCCGCGCCGCGCTGGACACGGTGGCCGGCCATGTGTCCGAAACCCAGGACGCCCTTGGCCGGACCATCCTGCTGGAAAACCTGTCCAGCTACGTCGAATTCCCCGACAACGAGATGAACGAGGGCGAGTTCCTGGCCGAGCTGGTCCGCATCACCGGCTGCGGCGTTTTGCTCGACGTCAACAATCTGTACGTCAACCGAATCAATCTGGGCACCGACACCGACGCCGTGCTGGCCGCCCTGCCGCCGGACGCGATCGGCGAGATCCACCTGGCCGGCTACAGCGAACGCGAAGGCATGCTGGTGGATACCCACAGCCAGGCGGTGCATGACGAAGTCTGGCGCTTCTACCGCGAGGTGATCCGCCGCATCGGCCCGCGTCCGACGCTGATCGAATGGGATCTCGACATCCCGCCGCTGGCCACGCTGCAAGCGGAGGCCGCCAAGGCGCAGGCGATACTGGGGGGAGCCGATGAACGGTCATGA
- a CDS encoding BufA1 family periplasmic bufferin-type metallophore, with amino-acid sequence MNRNKTLIASALGAVIALGVLASAPAAAADKDQCFGVAKAGQNDCKTDAHACAGQSKMDNDPADFKLVPAGTCQQMGGQTKPM; translated from the coding sequence ATGAATCGCAACAAGACTCTGATCGCCTCCGCGCTCGGCGCGGTGATCGCCCTCGGCGTGCTGGCCAGCGCCCCCGCCGCCGCCGCGGACAAGGACCAGTGCTTCGGCGTCGCCAAAGCCGGCCAGAACGATTGTAAAACCGATGCCCACGCCTGCGCCGGGCAGTCCAAGATGGACAACGACCCGGCCGACTTCAAACTGGTGCCCGCCGGCACTTGCCAGCAGATGGGCGGTCAAACCAAACCGATGTGA